Proteins encoded together in one Candidatus Xianfuyuplasma coldseepsis window:
- a CDS encoding ABC transporter ATP-binding protein: MIFGKSINKYYLQNLHWFILGILVIAGIDYVQTLIPLLIGDITDGLTDGNITLDGVLEIILQIGLYVVIIMVGRFLWRIFIMGSSRRFDYGLRNDLFEHAEKLSNQFYSEHKVGGLMAYFTNDIEAVRRTVGFGMVMVVDTFFLGTIVIIQLLRLNVTLTLFTALPMLIIAIVGSVFGRKIRRKFRKAQEAFERLSDFTNENLSGIRVVKAFVKEDIEIDEFLKANQNAHDRNIDYVKTQQLLDISIGAFVSLIYVVIIGYGGYLIWQTQQGLGSTVFEISDLIRFFFLFGLLIWPMMALGRIINVRNRGKGSLQRIEQILNEPIDIKDAEDVVKVEALHGDIEFRNLTFRYPHTEVDVLQDMSFTIQQGETIGILGRTGSGKTSIVDLLLRIYNVEPNTIFIDGYDIMKLPLAQVRDSIGYVPQDGFLFSDSIRNNISLDFTKATDEYDKIQQAAIMSDVHNNIIEFADGYDTVIGERGVTLSGGQRQRVSIARALIKNSPIMILDDSVSAVDTNTEVTILENLKQVRKDKTTLIIAHRISTLIYSDRIIVIDDGKIVDIGPHEVLYERCEFYRDMVERQRLEDEMEVQE, translated from the coding sequence ATGATTTTTGGAAAATCGATAAATAAGTATTATCTCCAAAATTTACATTGGTTTATTTTAGGGATTTTGGTCATCGCGGGTATTGATTATGTTCAAACGTTGATTCCGTTATTAATAGGGGACATTACCGACGGATTAACCGATGGTAATATTACCTTAGATGGTGTACTTGAGATTATTTTACAGATTGGATTATATGTCGTAATCATCATGGTTGGACGCTTTTTATGGCGTATCTTCATCATGGGGTCATCGCGTCGTTTTGATTACGGTCTTCGTAATGATTTATTTGAACATGCCGAGAAGTTGTCCAATCAATTCTATTCAGAGCATAAAGTTGGGGGGTTAATGGCCTACTTCACCAATGACATTGAAGCGGTTAGACGTACCGTAGGATTTGGGATGGTTATGGTTGTGGATACATTCTTCCTGGGAACGATTGTTATCATTCAATTGCTACGACTAAATGTCACATTAACATTGTTCACTGCCCTACCAATGCTCATTATTGCCATTGTAGGTAGCGTATTTGGACGTAAAATTCGCCGAAAATTTAGAAAAGCACAAGAAGCATTTGAACGACTTAGTGATTTCACCAATGAAAATTTAAGTGGTATTCGAGTTGTAAAAGCATTTGTGAAAGAAGATATTGAAATTGATGAGTTTCTTAAAGCAAATCAAAATGCGCATGATCGCAATATTGATTATGTGAAAACACAGCAGCTTCTAGATATTTCCATTGGTGCCTTTGTCAGTTTAATTTATGTTGTAATTATTGGTTATGGTGGTTATTTAATTTGGCAAACACAACAAGGATTAGGAAGTACTGTGTTTGAAATCAGTGATTTGATTCGATTCTTTTTTCTATTTGGTCTTTTAATATGGCCAATGATGGCACTTGGCCGTATCATTAATGTACGGAATCGTGGTAAAGGATCGTTGCAGCGGATTGAACAAATTCTCAACGAACCCATCGATATTAAGGACGCCGAAGATGTAGTTAAGGTGGAAGCATTGCATGGCGACATTGAGTTTCGTAATTTAACCTTCCGTTATCCGCATACAGAAGTAGATGTATTACAAGATATGTCCTTTACTATCCAACAAGGGGAGACGATTGGAATCTTAGGACGAACTGGTAGTGGGAAAACGAGTATAGTAGATTTATTACTTCGAATTTACAATGTTGAACCAAATACGATTTTTATTGACGGATATGACATTATGAAACTACCTCTAGCCCAAGTACGTGACAGTATTGGTTATGTACCACAAGATGGATTCTTATTCTCCGACTCAATTCGCAATAATATCTCACTTGATTTTACCAAAGCAACAGATGAATATGATAAAATTCAACAAGCTGCAATCATGAGTGATGTTCATAATAACATCATCGAGTTTGCAGATGGATATGATACCGTTATTGGCGAACGTGGGGTCACCTTATCCGGTGGACAGCGACAACGCGTTTCAATCGCACGAGCACTGATAAAGAATTCACCAATTATGATTTTAGATGATAGTGTATCAGCGGTAGATACCAATACCGAAGTCACCATCTTAGAAAACCTAAAACAAGTTCGTAAAGACAAAACCACATTGATCATAGCCCATCGCATCAGCACCTTGATTTACTCCGATCGAATTATCGTTATCGATGACGGCAAAATCGTTGATATTGGACCTCACGAAGTGTTATACGAGCGTTGTGAGTTTTATCGTGATATGGTCGAACGTCAACGACTTGAAGACGAAATGGAGGTGCAGGAATAA
- a CDS encoding MarR family winged helix-turn-helix transcriptional regulator, translated as MDKEEVRLSFNKFLRMYFDACNDVYEEIHFDRIKGSRFKYLKEIHKRGKTTLTELAEHFDLSKPTVTEVINVFESNGFIEKAKSSEDKRVYYISLTEMGRTLATTNILESKRAVDKMFDVLSKKEMKFLIKIFNKFGGDPT; from the coding sequence ATGGATAAAGAAGAAGTGCGTTTATCGTTTAATAAGTTCCTTAGAATGTATTTTGATGCATGCAATGATGTTTATGAAGAAATTCATTTTGATCGCATTAAAGGTAGTCGCTTCAAGTACCTAAAGGAAATTCATAAACGCGGAAAAACAACATTGACGGAACTAGCTGAACATTTTGATTTATCTAAACCAACCGTGACTGAGGTCATCAATGTATTCGAATCCAACGGATTCATAGAAAAAGCAAAAAGTAGTGAAGATAAACGTGTCTATTATATCTCGCTTACAGAGATGGGACGGACATTAGCTACCACCAATATATTAGAGAGTAAACGAGCTGTTGATAAGATGTTTGATGTCTTGTCAAAAAAAGAAATGAAGTTTCTAATTAAAATTTTCAATAAATTTGGTGGTGATCCAACATGA
- a CDS encoding DUF5011 domain-containing protein, whose translation MRKQLMVMLLLILLSVTSVRATGLATLLPGGKNYIDEANTIIVSDRLSSDDPIRVKPLTSYVLWFPPESILANPYINIYNNDVTFVEGDLAELTNCTGTTNYTYCTFNTGAYDTVEFDIFATGWQQYIDFYGFQDIQLEEGLVPTAYESYVAPATDVTDPTFQGSALFVKSYTETISIDAIIDQYIIAYDDIDGDITDSITVLQDNYTTNQTTVGEYNVVLQAEDSSGNTATFDLDIIVQDLINPMIYGPPVLNVDVDEQPSLATILDEQFSFIDGHDGDLGYTVEMDYYTPNKATLGSYIVTVSTVDNSGNEANMTFSINVKDTTAPSVVNTTITTPASMERDLETIVTMIDTTDNYDDNSDILVSIVQDDYTSFEHVVGSHTVTMSLEDTSGNIRTEMITIDVLDDISPLINGETIYTSSYTSPPSISDIINTLNVSDNASVLQTGDITVIADHYTNRETSVGNFVVTVEVLDEAQNRGEFTFTIQLIDDVAPQIIVDNLLISVTPQAIFSPRDALQVLIENKDMPKQDYTIEILEDEYTGHETQEGVYSYSVKYVGANGVEYVKDFNIQVAEPNAENYWSIVRPVIVYSITVIIAGVIIHKMKK comes from the coding sequence ATGAGAAAACAACTAATGGTAATGCTGCTACTTATTTTATTGTCCGTAACATCGGTTCGTGCAACGGGACTTGCAACATTATTACCGGGAGGTAAGAACTATATTGATGAAGCCAATACGATCATTGTGTCGGATCGATTATCGAGTGATGACCCGATACGGGTGAAGCCACTTACGTCGTATGTCCTGTGGTTTCCTCCAGAAAGTATTCTAGCAAACCCCTACATAAATATCTATAATAACGATGTTACATTTGTAGAAGGTGATCTTGCGGAACTTACCAATTGTACAGGTACAACGAACTATACGTACTGTACGTTTAATACAGGAGCCTATGATACCGTAGAATTTGATATTTTTGCTACAGGCTGGCAGCAATATATTGATTTTTATGGGTTTCAAGATATCCAGTTGGAAGAAGGACTCGTTCCTACAGCGTATGAATCCTATGTTGCTCCGGCTACTGATGTGACAGATCCGACTTTTCAAGGGTCAGCACTATTCGTTAAATCCTACACGGAGACCATTAGTATTGATGCTATTATCGATCAATACATAATTGCATATGATGACATCGATGGGGATATAACGGATTCCATTACGGTACTACAGGATAATTACACAACGAATCAAACAACTGTTGGTGAGTATAACGTTGTCTTGCAAGCCGAAGATAGTAGCGGTAATACCGCGACGTTTGATTTGGATATCATTGTTCAAGATCTTATTAATCCCATGATATATGGACCACCAGTATTAAATGTGGATGTGGATGAACAACCGTCTTTGGCGACCATACTAGATGAACAGTTCAGCTTTATCGATGGACATGACGGCGATTTAGGGTACACCGTTGAAATGGATTACTACACCCCAAACAAGGCAACTTTGGGAAGTTATATCGTAACCGTATCCACTGTAGATAATAGTGGAAATGAAGCGAACATGACGTTTTCCATTAATGTAAAAGATACAACTGCGCCTTCTGTTGTGAACACAACCATTACAACACCTGCATCAATGGAACGTGATCTTGAAACCATTGTCACAATGATTGATACAACGGATAACTATGATGATAACAGTGATATTCTTGTGTCGATTGTACAAGATGATTACACATCCTTTGAACATGTTGTTGGGTCTCATACTGTGACGATGTCGCTAGAGGATACATCCGGAAATATTCGTACAGAAATGATTACAATTGATGTACTGGACGATATTTCACCACTCATTAATGGAGAAACAATATATACATCATCTTATACATCGCCCCCATCGATCAGTGATATCATTAACACGTTAAATGTGAGTGATAATGCGTCGGTATTACAAACTGGTGATATAACGGTCATCGCCGATCATTACACCAATCGAGAGACAAGTGTAGGAAATTTCGTAGTAACCGTAGAAGTGTTAGACGAGGCACAAAATCGAGGTGAGTTCACATTCACGATTCAATTGATTGATGATGTTGCACCACAAATAATTGTTGATAATCTATTAATTTCAGTAACTCCCCAAGCAATCTTCTCTCCTCGTGATGCATTACAGGTTCTGATTGAGAACAAAGATATGCCGAAACAAGATTACACCATTGAAATACTTGAAGATGAGTACACAGGTCATGAAACACAAGAAGGAGTCTATTCATACTCTGTGAAGTATGTAGGCGCGAATGGTGTAGAATATGTAAAAGATTTCAATATCCAGGTTGCTGAACCAAATGCCGAGAATTATTGGTCGATTGTACGTCCGGTGATTGTCTACTCAATAACCGTAATTATCGCCGGAGTTATAATCCATAAAATGAAAAAATAA
- a CDS encoding GyrI-like domain-containing protein codes for MKYSIKEYPERYFIGIELEGGVHHSSADKIPLLWESFFDDMKLLDQSKLQDKFIGLECYPPDFRETKTFDYYTMIQTSELVEQDGFVSKKLPAGSYISFEILFRDITNQIHACYEYVKEHNINVHMGFDFEDYLNDQDYTNADDSVLHFSMLLETDNRDE; via the coding sequence ATGAAATACAGCATAAAAGAATATCCAGAACGCTATTTTATAGGCATTGAACTAGAAGGGGGAGTACACCATTCTTCCGCAGATAAAATTCCTTTGCTGTGGGAGTCCTTTTTCGATGACATGAAGTTACTTGATCAATCAAAATTACAAGACAAGTTTATTGGTTTAGAGTGTTATCCACCTGATTTCAGAGAGACGAAAACGTTTGATTATTATACGATGATTCAAACATCTGAATTGGTCGAGCAGGATGGATTTGTGTCAAAAAAACTACCAGCAGGTTCCTACATCAGTTTTGAAATATTATTTCGTGATATTACCAATCAAATCCACGCATGTTATGAATACGTTAAAGAACATAACATTAACGTTCATATGGGGTTTGATTTTGAAGACTATTTAAACGATCAAGATTATACCAATGCAGACGATTCAGTGCTACATTTTTCGATGTTGCTCGAAACGGATAATCGTGATGAATAA
- a CDS encoding alpha/beta fold hydrolase has protein sequence MKKKAITLKNEEQYYYIDTEKGDQIIVLLHGNMSSSIHYKPLIERFKGQYRVIAPDMRGFGDSSYKKPIDSLHDLADDVLDFLRILGVKKYHLAGWSTGGAIAMSMAIKAPNQIDKLILIESCSYRGYPIFKKNDQFQPIVGDYYQSKEDMATDPVQIAPMVQAFETNNVAMMNAVWDQAIYTVNKPSKEDNDLYLSETMKQRNLVDIDWGLMTFNLSNFSNGVTLGDGTIHQIDCPVLSFWSEQDMVVLEYMVDETVEALQNVKKITLENSGHSPLVDCPDKLAKQIIHFIQ, from the coding sequence ATGAAGAAGAAAGCTATCACATTAAAAAATGAAGAACAGTATTATTATATTGATACCGAAAAAGGAGATCAAATTATTGTCTTGTTACATGGAAACATGTCAAGTAGTATTCACTATAAACCACTAATCGAGAGATTTAAAGGGCAATATCGAGTGATTGCTCCAGATATGCGGGGGTTTGGTGACTCATCCTATAAAAAGCCTATTGATTCACTCCATGATCTAGCTGATGATGTTCTTGATTTCCTTCGTATTTTAGGAGTAAAAAAATATCATCTTGCAGGATGGAGTACCGGTGGAGCAATTGCGATGTCGATGGCAATAAAAGCCCCAAACCAAATCGATAAACTAATTCTTATTGAATCCTGTAGTTATCGCGGATACCCGATTTTTAAAAAGAATGATCAATTTCAACCTATTGTTGGGGATTATTATCAATCCAAAGAAGACATGGCGACAGATCCAGTACAAATTGCACCGATGGTACAGGCATTTGAAACAAATAATGTTGCAATGATGAATGCGGTATGGGATCAAGCGATTTACACCGTAAATAAGCCATCCAAAGAAGATAATGATTTGTATCTAAGTGAAACGATGAAACAACGGAATCTTGTCGATATTGATTGGGGATTAATGACCTTCAATTTATCCAACTTCTCCAATGGTGTTACATTGGGAGATGGTACGATTCATCAAATTGATTGTCCCGTCTTGTCGTTTTGGAGTGAACAAGATATGGTTGTCCTTGAGTATATGGTGGATGAAACCGTTGAGGCACTGCAAAACGTAAAAAAAATCACATTAGAGAATTCAGGACATAGTCCGTTAGTTGATTGCCCAGACAAACTAGCGAAGCAAATAATACATTTCATTCAGTAA
- a CDS encoding alpha/beta fold hydrolase: MSIFEYKKYRIYYTIDGANKTDAIPVIILNGIMMSTVSWDAFIPAFTEHHPVIRYDMLDQGQSTKMNTTYTQELQVEILHHLLMYLKIKEVNIVGISYGASVALQYAAKYPKTVQHLVVANAVAKTSPWLKAIGDGWNEVAKSRNGLAYYNITIPYIYSPQFYTKEIAWMEQRKEMLIPLFSNPSFLDAMIRLTVSAETHNTIDVLDKITAHTLILSGDMDCLTPVYEQEILHQRIADSKLVVLPQCGHASMYEQPDLFTSIVLGFINHKDKPSIV, from the coding sequence ATGAGTATATTCGAATATAAAAAATATCGGATTTATTACACGATTGATGGTGCGAATAAAACCGATGCAATCCCAGTTATTATCCTAAATGGAATTATGATGTCAACCGTGAGTTGGGATGCTTTTATACCAGCATTTACAGAACATCATCCAGTCATCCGGTATGATATGCTTGATCAAGGGCAAAGTACCAAAATGAATACAACATATACACAAGAACTGCAAGTCGAGATCTTGCATCATTTATTAATGTATTTGAAGATTAAAGAAGTCAATATCGTTGGGATTAGTTATGGTGCAAGTGTTGCGTTACAATACGCGGCAAAATATCCGAAAACTGTACAACATTTAGTTGTTGCAAATGCAGTAGCAAAGACATCACCATGGTTAAAGGCTATAGGTGATGGATGGAACGAAGTAGCCAAGTCGCGGAATGGTTTGGCGTATTATAACATCACGATTCCTTATATTTATTCACCGCAATTTTATACCAAAGAGATTGCTTGGATGGAGCAACGAAAAGAGATGTTAATACCCCTATTTAGTAATCCCTCATTTCTTGATGCCATGATTCGGCTAACAGTTAGTGCGGAAACGCACAATACAATTGACGTCCTCGACAAGATTACTGCACATACCCTAATCCTTTCAGGGGATATGGATTGTTTAACACCAGTGTATGAACAAGAGATTTTACATCAACGAATTGCGGATTCCAAATTAGTGGTCTTACCACAGTGTGGGCACGCATCTATGTATGAACAACCTGATTTGTTCACAAGTATCGTACTTGGGTTTATCAATCACAAGGATAAACCATCAATCGTATAG
- a CDS encoding acetyl-CoA hydrolase/transferase family protein, whose protein sequence is MAKIITINEALNLVQEGDHIVAGMAASEGREFFTKLHEVSDRIEHITIDNCLPMYPYEFMVNDQYKDHFTVNSWFFSGDIRKAFRNGNIAFIPNQLHFAGVRRIEHKKPNIYVGNCTLPDKHGFVSLSLSNVYEKKMLEAADTVILEINPHFPRTLGDLEVHQSDIDYFVKVDYLPPELPDTEPNEKDLKIGELIASYIHDGDTIQLGIGGIPNAVANALMDKKDLGVHTEMLTTGFMKLFKAGAVTNKKKTLHNGKMVAAFALGTPELYDFIDDNPGILLLDGNYVNDPCIIGQNDNQVSINTTIEVDLTGQCCSESIGTRQFSGTGGQTDTATGAQRAKNGRSFIALYSTTKVRDKETGERIEVSKIVPTLKPGAAVSLSRNDVDYIVTEYGAVRLRGTSIKERVELLISVAHPKFRDELRQQAKEIGYIE, encoded by the coding sequence ATGGCGAAGATTATTACGATCAATGAGGCTTTGAACCTTGTTCAAGAAGGCGATCATATTGTTGCAGGAATGGCAGCGAGTGAAGGTCGAGAGTTCTTTACGAAATTACATGAAGTATCTGATCGCATAGAACATATTACTATTGATAATTGCTTACCAATGTATCCATATGAATTTATGGTTAATGATCAGTACAAGGATCATTTTACAGTCAATAGCTGGTTTTTTAGTGGCGATATCCGAAAGGCGTTTCGAAACGGGAACATCGCATTCATTCCGAACCAATTACACTTTGCCGGAGTACGACGGATAGAACACAAAAAACCGAATATCTATGTTGGAAACTGTACCCTTCCTGACAAACATGGATTTGTTTCGTTATCGCTTTCCAATGTGTATGAAAAGAAAATGTTGGAAGCAGCAGATACTGTTATTTTAGAAATTAATCCCCATTTCCCTCGAACACTCGGGGATCTTGAGGTTCATCAATCAGATATAGATTATTTTGTCAAAGTAGATTATTTACCGCCAGAATTACCCGATACCGAGCCGAATGAGAAAGATTTAAAGATTGGGGAGTTAATCGCCAGTTATATCCACGATGGGGATACGATTCAACTGGGTATTGGTGGAATTCCCAATGCTGTAGCGAATGCCCTTATGGACAAAAAGGATTTAGGTGTGCATACAGAAATGTTGACAACAGGATTTATGAAGTTGTTTAAGGCAGGCGCGGTAACCAATAAGAAAAAGACGTTACATAATGGTAAAATGGTTGCTGCATTTGCACTGGGTACTCCGGAATTGTACGACTTTATTGATGACAATCCTGGGATATTATTGTTGGATGGAAATTATGTGAATGATCCTTGCATCATCGGGCAAAATGACAATCAAGTATCCATCAATACAACCATTGAAGTTGATTTAACTGGACAGTGTTGTAGTGAATCAATCGGTACAAGACAGTTTAGTGGTACCGGTGGACAAACGGATACTGCAACGGGGGCACAACGGGCGAAGAATGGGCGTAGTTTTATTGCGCTTTACTCCACCACAAAGGTGCGAGATAAAGAGACCGGAGAACGCATTGAAGTCTCCAAAATCGTCCCTACATTAAAACCGGGGGCTGCAGTGAGTTTATCTCGTAATGATGTGGATTATATTGTCACAGAATATGGTGCCGTACGTTTACGTGGGACAAGTATTAAGGAACGTGTTGAACTACTTATTAGTGTTGCACATCCGAAATTTCGCGATGAACTGCGTCAACAAGCAAAAGAAATCGGGTATATCGAATGA
- a CDS encoding ABC transporter substrate-binding protein: MKKLVLAVVLFMAVFTLSACVEDIVEEQPDVVPGVTDTTVKVGNAAATSGPYGSIGLGFNAGIEAYFDMVNEDGGVNGREIEFVHYDDEFDPAKGDTYTKTLVEDDEVFALVGHFGTGTVAMTLDYLTEIGIPTVYYATGYSALYNPDAEGTERASFPVQPVYNTEGEVMLARAISDLSAESVGIIYTTDDAGYGWLNGAQSYATQIGLSMATASVAATSDDMSTAAQQMIAADVDVIIVAANQAPATTIVLALEAAGSDIPVITSYVNAAGTWITPVMSALSSFDIYASAWIDIFDSEGALSADYNLYAAEVDPAYVNNAFAFAGWIAAATFVEGLERVGTDDLTWDNFIDAMEENPVPLPFDVTVDYADGKRVGTESMAFLQAAVVGEAAAFTTLQPIQSITEILGE, from the coding sequence ATGAAAAAATTAGTTTTAGCAGTAGTTTTATTTATGGCAGTGTTCACCTTATCAGCATGTGTGGAAGACATTGTTGAAGAGCAACCAGACGTGGTACCTGGAGTTACTGATACCACAGTTAAAGTAGGGAACGCAGCAGCAACAAGTGGACCTTATGGAAGTATTGGATTGGGATTTAACGCTGGAATTGAAGCATATTTCGATATGGTGAATGAAGATGGCGGTGTAAATGGTCGCGAGATTGAATTCGTACATTATGATGATGAGTTTGATCCTGCTAAAGGAGATACCTACACCAAAACATTAGTCGAAGACGATGAAGTCTTTGCACTTGTAGGACATTTTGGAACAGGTACGGTTGCAATGACGTTGGATTACTTGACTGAAATTGGAATTCCTACGGTCTATTATGCAACTGGATATAGTGCATTATACAATCCGGATGCAGAAGGAACCGAACGAGCTAGCTTCCCTGTACAACCTGTTTACAATACCGAAGGTGAAGTAATGCTTGCTCGTGCAATCAGTGATTTAAGTGCAGAATCTGTTGGTATTATTTATACAACGGATGATGCAGGATATGGTTGGTTAAATGGAGCACAAAGCTATGCAACTCAAATCGGATTATCGATGGCTACTGCATCCGTTGCAGCAACTTCAGATGATATGAGTACCGCTGCACAACAAATGATTGCAGCAGATGTTGACGTAATTATCGTTGCCGCAAATCAAGCACCAGCTACAACCATCGTTTTGGCTCTAGAAGCTGCTGGTAGTGATATTCCTGTCATTACATCATATGTTAATGCAGCAGGAACATGGATTACCCCAGTTATGTCTGCGCTATCAAGCTTTGATATTTATGCAAGTGCATGGATTGATATCTTCGATTCTGAAGGTGCATTATCTGCTGATTATAACTTGTATGCAGCAGAAGTAGATCCTGCATATGTTAACAACGCATTTGCATTTGCTGGTTGGATTGCTGCAGCAACGTTCGTTGAAGGATTAGAACGAGTTGGAACCGATGACTTAACGTGGGATAACTTTATTGATGCAATGGAAGAAAACCCAGTACCATTACCATTTGATGTCACGGTTGATTATGCGGATGGAAAACGAGTTGGAACCGAATCAATGGCATTCTTACAAGCTGCTGTTGTTGGTGAAGCAGCCGCATTTACTACCTTGCAACCTATTCAATCAATTACTGAAATTTTAGGCGAATAA
- a CDS encoding ABC transporter ATP-binding protein — protein MSEVLNIQHLSVSYGAIAALKDVSITVQKGSITAILGANGGGKSTLLKTISGLIPPKSGRILFDGLDISKVSADKITDMGIIHVPEGRQIFGELTVLENLMIGAFTAKEGPVNKAYLRGEFLQRYSDREEVVLSRKEMIANNLLRVYEYFPVLQERKQQQAVSLSGGEQQMLAIGRALMSTPQMLILDEPSLGLAPLIVKSIFEIIADLNKTIGLTVLIVEQNALQTLQIADYAYVLQVGRIVKSDKASVLAKDTTLVEAYLGK, from the coding sequence ATGAGTGAGGTATTAAACATTCAACACTTAAGTGTTTCATATGGTGCAATAGCAGCACTCAAGGACGTATCGATAACGGTCCAAAAAGGTTCTATTACAGCAATCTTAGGAGCTAATGGTGGTGGAAAGAGTACATTACTGAAAACCATCTCAGGATTGATTCCACCAAAATCCGGTCGAATTCTCTTTGATGGATTGGATATTTCCAAAGTTTCGGCAGATAAGATTACGGATATGGGGATTATCCATGTCCCAGAAGGACGTCAGATTTTCGGTGAACTAACGGTACTCGAAAATCTAATGATTGGCGCATTTACCGCAAAAGAAGGACCTGTGAATAAAGCGTACTTGCGCGGAGAGTTCTTGCAACGTTATTCGGATCGAGAAGAAGTTGTATTAAGTCGTAAAGAGATGATTGCCAATAACCTATTACGTGTTTACGAGTATTTTCCTGTATTGCAGGAACGGAAACAACAGCAAGCTGTATCATTATCCGGTGGCGAACAGCAAATGCTTGCGATTGGGCGTGCATTGATGAGTACACCACAGATGTTGATTCTTGATGAGCCGTCTTTGGGATTGGCACCACTGATTGTCAAATCAATTTTTGAGATTATTGCCGATTTAAATAAAACAATTGGCCTTACAGTACTGATTGTAGAGCAAAATGCTTTGCAAACACTACAAATTGCAGACTATGCCTATGTACTGCAAGTCGGCCGGATTGTCAAATCAGATAAAGCATCTGTTTTGGCAAAAGATACAACTCTAGTTGAAGCGTATCTAGGAAAATAG
- a CDS encoding ABC transporter ATP-binding protein: MSNVPILQLQNVGKTFGGLRAVDQLSLTVESGEIVGLIGPNGAGKTTVFNCVTQFYKDYDGDILFQNKEGQIVNLRDYKVTQVISQGLARTFQNVELVKDLSIIDNLLIGGHYEFTTGIVQHIFMTPKARREERQMRQKAETILESLGILHLKDFYVAGQPYGILKKIEIARTLMSDPKLIILDEPAAGLNDQETDELEQIIRQIKKDYNVTILLIEHDMGFVMNLCDRVCAINFGRFLAFDTPEMIQKNQAVIEAYLGGDNV; the protein is encoded by the coding sequence ATGAGCAACGTACCAATACTACAATTACAGAATGTGGGGAAAACCTTTGGTGGATTGCGTGCGGTTGATCAACTAAGTTTAACGGTTGAATCCGGAGAAATAGTTGGTTTAATTGGTCCCAATGGAGCTGGAAAAACAACAGTGTTTAACTGTGTTACACAGTTTTATAAAGATTATGATGGTGATATTTTATTTCAAAATAAAGAAGGACAAATTGTCAATCTACGTGATTATAAAGTGACGCAAGTGATTTCTCAAGGACTAGCTAGAACGTTTCAAAATGTTGAACTGGTCAAAGACCTTAGTATCATTGATAATCTCTTAATAGGTGGGCATTATGAATTTACAACAGGCATCGTGCAACATATTTTTATGACACCTAAAGCAAGAAGAGAAGAACGTCAAATGCGTCAAAAAGCAGAAACGATATTGGAGTCGTTAGGTATTCTGCATTTGAAGGATTTTTACGTTGCTGGTCAACCATATGGAATCCTAAAGAAAATTGAAATTGCACGGACACTTATGAGCGATCCGAAATTGATTATCTTGGATGAACCAGCGGCAGGCTTGAATGATCAAGAAACCGATGAACTGGAGCAGATTATACGACAAATAAAGAAAGACTATAATGTAACAATATTACTGATTGAACATGATATGGGATTTGTGATGAATCTATGTGATCGGGTTTGTGCTATTAATTTTGGACGATTTCTGGCATTTGATACGCCTGAGATGATTCAAAAGAATCAAGCCGTAATTGAAGCGTATTTAGGTGGTGATAATGTATGA